One Deefgea tanakiae genomic region harbors:
- the tal gene encoding transaldolase: MSKIAAIKPFGQSIWLDNLSRGLIASGELAKILKEDAIAGVTSNPAIFYKSISSDPLYTGDLAELKKQDLTAEQRYEALVVPDIQATCDLTRSIYDETNGVDGYVSLEVSPTLANDAQGTIDNAKRLWAEINRPNVMIKVPATPAGVIAFEELITSGINVNVTLMFNLTHVDNILTAYIRGLEARAAAGLPVDRVHAVASVFLSRVDSLIDPQLEAIGTPEALALRGKVALSFVKVAYQQHYKTLFHGTRFAALKALGAHPQRLLWASTGTKNKAYNDVMYVEDLIGPETVNTVPDATLALFRDHGKAAATLETGAADAVATLVAVRKLGINYNLAGEQLQQEGLKQFDEAFVKLLELTK; the protein is encoded by the coding sequence ATGAGCAAAATTGCGGCAATTAAACCTTTCGGTCAAAGTATCTGGTTGGACAATCTTTCGCGCGGTCTCATCGCTTCAGGTGAGTTGGCAAAAATCCTTAAAGAAGACGCCATTGCTGGCGTGACTTCAAATCCAGCGATTTTCTACAAATCAATTTCTTCTGACCCGCTTTACACTGGCGACTTGGCTGAACTGAAAAAACAAGATTTAACAGCGGAACAACGCTACGAAGCTTTGGTTGTGCCGGACATTCAAGCGACTTGTGACTTAACTCGCTCAATCTACGATGAAACCAACGGTGTTGATGGCTACGTGAGCTTGGAAGTATCGCCAACACTCGCTAACGACGCACAAGGCACGATCGATAACGCGAAACGTCTATGGGCTGAAATCAACCGCCCGAACGTGATGATCAAAGTACCAGCAACCCCAGCAGGCGTGATTGCATTCGAAGAGTTGATCACTTCAGGCATCAACGTGAACGTGACCTTGATGTTCAACTTGACTCACGTCGACAACATCTTGACTGCCTACATCCGCGGTCTAGAAGCACGCGCAGCAGCTGGCTTGCCAGTGGACCGCGTACACGCAGTAGCATCGGTATTCTTGTCACGCGTTGATAGCTTGATCGACCCACAATTGGAAGCGATCGGCACGCCAGAAGCTTTGGCATTGCGCGGTAAAGTGGCCTTGTCATTTGTGAAAGTGGCTTACCAACAACATTACAAAACATTGTTCCACGGCACTCGCTTTGCGGCATTGAAAGCACTCGGCGCACATCCACAACGCCTATTGTGGGCTTCTACCGGTACCAAAAACAAAGCCTACAACGATGTTATGTACGTTGAAGACTTGATCGGACCAGAAACTGTGAATACTGTTCCTGATGCGACTTTGGCGCTATTCCGTGACCACGGTAAAGCCGCTGCAACACTAGAAACTGGCGCAGCAGATGCTGTTGCTACCTTAGTTGCAGTACGTAAACTAGGTATCAACTACAACTTGGCTGGCGAACAATTGCAACAAGAAGGCTTGAAACAATTTGACGAAGCTTTTGTTAAATTGCTTGAACTGACTAAATAA